A portion of the Pseudomonas koreensis genome contains these proteins:
- a CDS encoding Lrp/AsnC family transcriptional regulator: MDKYDRMLLSALLENGRASYADLARKVNLSAPAVAERVAKLEAAGVITGYQAKIDLAKIGLPIQCVIELRLNQHGNQKTYDELIKIPQITECHRVTGDPCVIMQAAVASMPELEELINRVAKFGFSKTSIVLSSAVEKRVPLGQIESNGKS; encoded by the coding sequence TTGGACAAATACGACCGCATGCTGCTCAGCGCCCTGCTGGAAAACGGCCGCGCGTCCTACGCCGATCTGGCGCGCAAGGTTAACCTCTCCGCCCCCGCCGTCGCCGAGCGCGTGGCCAAACTGGAAGCGGCCGGGGTGATCACCGGGTATCAAGCAAAAATCGACCTGGCGAAAATAGGCCTGCCGATCCAGTGCGTGATCGAACTGCGCCTGAACCAGCACGGCAACCAGAAGACTTACGACGAACTGATCAAAATCCCGCAGATCACCGAATGCCATCGGGTCACCGGCGACCCGTGCGTGATCATGCAAGCGGCAGTGGCCTCGATGCCGGAGCTGGAAGAGTTGATCAATCGGGTGGCGAAATTCGGGTTCAGCAAAACGTCGATTGTGCTTTCAAGCGCAGTCGAAAAGCGTGTGCCGTTGGGCCAGATCGAAAGTAACGGCAAATCCTGA